Proteins from a genomic interval of Anoplolepis gracilipes unplaced genomic scaffold, ASM4749672v1 Contig22, whole genome shotgun sequence:
- the LOC140675952 gene encoding uncharacterized protein: MYYVKEAVAAPAEAISLKRRAIRILSRRYALTTTEFKFLEIGINVGTPSYVEIVIGDQQGKELVLSLETWKGLYEQRRNIHDLLRKDSKDTYNFISVGPLTVRVHTINDTKLISLESLNARMMMIEPTLHRMFDLDQCIDVTFDRLVRITETVDTKFTQFSNIASTIRDNKEVSNVIRASDAFNKHQLVDCELVALVFSHNM, from the exons atgtaCTACGTCAAAGAAGCAGTGGCGGCCCCAGCAGAAGc catttcgttgaagcgtcgtgcgattcgtatattaagtagacgatacgcattgacaaccacggaattcaaattccttgaaattggTATCAACGTGGGTACACCGAGTTATGTGGAAATTGTCATAGGAGATCAACAAGGAAAGGAACTGGtattatctctcgaaacgtggaagggactctacgagcaacgtcgcaatattcacgatttactgcgaaaggactctaaagatacctataattttataagcgttGGACCACTAACAGTGCGAGTTCATACGATTAACGATACTAAACTTATAAGTCTCGAATCTTTAAACGCacgcatgatgatgattgaaccGACGTTACACCGTATGTTTGATCTCGATCAATGCATCGATGTAACCTTTGATCGATTGGTTAGAATCACCGAGACAGTCGATACTAAGTTTACACAATTCTCCAATATCGCGTCCACTATAAGGGATAATAAAGAAGTATCAAATGTAATACGCGCCAGCGACGCCTTCAATAAACATCAACTCGTCGATTGCGAACTGGTagctttagtttttagtcacaatatgtaa
- the LOC140675951 gene encoding uncharacterized protein → MFSKPRATCSNHRLFETSYKRQKVKKRCGSTLDHLGKNDVRYIGTPGLYELIFKRIPDDELYTRGDDLEKYKSILLVTNAHRRDYDAQGHLKVQHTNPVTYLLEDYRKKSIAGAFYEHELHHANYPDVYLMEKVLRRRGDEVYVKWLGFDSSHNSWVHKDHVI, encoded by the exons ATGTTTTCGAAACCTCGGGCAACATGCTCGAATCATCGTTTGTTCGAAACAAGTTATAAACGTCAGAAGGTCAAGAAACGTTGCGGGAGTACTTTGGACCACTTGGGCAAAA ATGACGTGCGGTACATTGGAACCCCAGGATTGTACGAGTTGATcttcaagagaattcccgaTGATGAACTTTACACGAGGGGggacgatttggaaaaatacaagagcatATTATTGGTGACGAACGCGCATAGACGCGATTATGATGCGCAGGGCCATTTGAAGG tgCAACATACTAATCCCGTAACGTATCTACTCGaggattatcgcaaaaaatctatcgctgGAGCGTTTTACGAGCACGAGTTGCATCACGCGAATTATCCAGATGTGTATCTCATGGAGAAAGTACTGCGCAGGAGGGGTGACGAGGTTTACGTGAAATGGCTGGGATTTGATAGCTCGCACAATTCTTGGGTACATAaggatcatgtaatttaa